The Leptospira fletcheri genome includes a region encoding these proteins:
- a CDS encoding tetratricopeptide repeat protein — protein MQVSISQTEWPEITLGRPAPPPERQSQAVSKPSPEILRLKTKILENYSGSILTHLKPADCLRSDLFGGFRFLSPRTNWIREEGITEREEKLLRLFFEELLEELEGHEIWDGELFSLCSAFLLCEERLQDYGKLLDSFPTGLPEAKDGRTLLFFLGLSGDTHAELSEGTEEKVRLVSAHKTSGLSEEQKFRLFDLVVSGKEPTLLGLAYHYFRSNPSGLRSVTVLDAMLSRRLQEFELGEVDSFLKDYETRHSIRDRFFLLKRSISKELLKDWILEEKRRNGREELSESLRETVSGTGDEPLFERYKILKEQGLVHTLRPFELLLLWNSTAASELEAGLVDLERLYPDSYLTHRAIAVREFKERKFEAFLDRLVRTGRFQYSSEMLYLKAVTLLEMGMAEEGTKLLESLVYKFPDSDFLRLALERYRKKSG, from the coding sequence ATGCAGGTTTCAATTTCACAGACGGAATGGCCAGAAATCACTCTCGGTCGTCCTGCGCCGCCGCCGGAGCGCCAGAGCCAAGCCGTTTCCAAACCTTCGCCGGAAATACTCAGGCTGAAGACCAAGATTCTGGAGAATTATAGCGGAAGCATCCTCACACATCTGAAGCCCGCCGATTGTCTTCGTTCCGATTTGTTCGGCGGTTTCCGATTTCTTTCTCCTCGCACGAATTGGATCCGAGAGGAAGGGATCACGGAACGAGAAGAGAAACTTCTCCGCCTTTTTTTCGAGGAACTCTTGGAGGAGTTGGAAGGGCACGAAATCTGGGACGGGGAATTGTTTTCCCTCTGTTCGGCGTTTTTATTATGCGAAGAAAGATTGCAAGATTACGGAAAACTGTTGGATTCCTTTCCGACAGGTCTTCCCGAAGCTAAGGACGGTCGGACCCTGTTGTTTTTTTTGGGATTGTCCGGGGATACCCACGCGGAACTTTCCGAGGGTACGGAGGAGAAGGTCAGGCTCGTTTCCGCGCACAAGACTTCCGGTCTTTCGGAAGAGCAAAAATTCCGGCTTTTTGATCTGGTCGTTTCGGGGAAGGAACCAACTCTTCTGGGACTGGCCTACCATTATTTCAGATCGAACCCGAGCGGTCTCCGAAGCGTGACCGTGTTGGACGCCATGCTTTCTCGGAGATTGCAGGAATTCGAATTGGGAGAAGTGGATTCCTTTTTGAAGGACTATGAAACCAGGCATTCCATCCGAGACAGATTTTTCCTGCTGAAGCGCAGCATCTCCAAGGAGCTTCTGAAGGATTGGATTCTGGAGGAGAAAAGAAGGAACGGTAGAGAGGAACTCTCCGAATCCCTAAGAGAGACGGTTTCCGGAACCGGAGATGAACCTCTTTTTGAAAGATACAAGATCCTGAAAGAGCAGGGTCTCGTTCATACCTTGCGTCCTTTCGAGCTCCTGCTTCTTTGGAACTCGACGGCGGCTTCGGAACTGGAGGCCGGGTTGGTGGATCTGGAAAGACTGTATCCGGATTCCTATCTCACTCATAGAGCGATCGCGGTACGGGAATTCAAGGAGAGAAAATTCGAGGCTTTTCTGGATCGTCTCGTTCGGACCGGTAGGTTCCAATATTCTTCCGAGATGTTGTATCTCAAGGCTGTGACCTTACTCGAGATGGGAATGGCAGAGGAAGGGACGAAACTGCTGGAGTCGTTAGTCTACAAGTTTCCGGACTCCGACTTTCTGAGATTGGCGTTGGAGAGATACCGGAAGAAGTCCGGGTAA
- a CDS encoding TrmH family RNA methyltransferase, with the protein MTGKRYYLEITSFSNEKLKYISGLKEKKNREKADAFFLEGYREISRAKASGKLKFEYILTCPDCYLGENEDELVESLQAKTIIVPKQIFEKISYRDRPDGLIATAFLPDFSLPENLALTGSPVLVIEGVEKPGNLGTILRTAEGAGFNTILVADPRLDLLNPNVIRSSTGTLFTLDVYQTTIERSIPFLKNSGYRTISVTPEAKTIYWNTDLKGKIALVFGSEQYGLSEFARSNCDLAVSLPMNGKADSLNLAMSAGILMYETLRQNP; encoded by the coding sequence TTGACGGGAAAAAGATATTACTTGGAAATCACGAGCTTTTCCAATGAGAAGCTAAAGTACATCTCCGGCCTAAAGGAGAAAAAGAATCGGGAAAAGGCGGATGCGTTCTTTCTGGAAGGATACCGGGAAATCTCCCGCGCAAAGGCTTCGGGAAAGTTGAAGTTCGAATACATCCTCACCTGCCCGGATTGTTATTTGGGAGAAAACGAAGACGAGTTAGTCGAATCCTTGCAGGCCAAAACGATCATCGTCCCGAAACAGATCTTCGAGAAAATTTCCTATCGGGATAGACCCGACGGGTTGATCGCCACCGCCTTTCTACCGGACTTTTCCCTTCCGGAAAATCTCGCTTTGACCGGCTCTCCCGTACTGGTGATCGAAGGAGTGGAAAAACCCGGAAATTTAGGCACGATTCTGAGAACCGCGGAAGGGGCCGGATTCAATACGATTTTGGTGGCGGATCCTAGGTTGGATCTTCTGAATCCGAACGTGATCCGTTCTTCCACCGGGACCCTATTTACCCTGGACGTATATCAGACGACCATAGAAAGATCCATCCCCTTCTTAAAGAACTCCGGATACAGGACGATATCTGTCACTCCCGAGGCGAAAACGATCTACTGGAATACGGATCTCAAAGGAAAAATAGCGTTGGTATTCGGAAGTGAACAATACGGGTTAAGCGAATTTGCCCGCTCGAACTGCGACCTGGCGGTGTCCCTCCCGATGAACGGTAAGGCCGATAGCCTGAACTTGGCAATGTCTGCAGGAATCTTAATGTACGAAACCTTAAGGCAGAATCCCTAA
- a CDS encoding class I SAM-dependent methyltransferase: protein MKRNGFSGTYELLDSGHFKKLERIGAYTIVRPSPVSAWPPTKPALWKDADGEYHRNDKGGGNWKWNLRPEEEFFIEVGPLTVKIRFTPFGHLGLFPEQMENWNRIRLLSSQLSGQGEVLNLFAYSGLSTLSALSGGMSACHLDASKGMVDWARENAEASGLADKKVRWMVEDVIKFLGREIRRKKRYLGFILDPPTFGRGASGEVFKIERDLPEMMDLLMQLCDGKPEFVVLTCHSTGFSPLALRRILEGRIRIEGSYLTEELSIRETAGRSYPAGSNCIFHSKRLEL from the coding sequence ATGAAACGAAACGGTTTTAGCGGAACGTACGAACTTTTGGATTCCGGCCATTTCAAAAAATTGGAACGTATCGGCGCTTATACGATCGTCCGTCCCTCTCCCGTCAGCGCCTGGCCGCCCACGAAGCCCGCGCTCTGGAAGGACGCCGACGGAGAATACCATAGAAACGACAAGGGCGGAGGCAATTGGAAGTGGAACCTTCGCCCGGAAGAGGAATTCTTCATCGAGGTGGGTCCTCTTACGGTAAAGATCCGTTTTACCCCTTTCGGACACCTCGGACTCTTTCCTGAACAAATGGAGAACTGGAACCGAATCCGACTCCTCTCTTCCCAACTCTCCGGCCAAGGCGAGGTATTGAATTTGTTTGCCTACTCGGGTTTGTCCACCTTGTCCGCTCTCTCCGGTGGAATGAGCGCCTGCCATCTGGATGCGTCTAAAGGGATGGTGGATTGGGCGCGGGAAAACGCGGAAGCCTCCGGCCTAGCCGATAAGAAAGTCCGTTGGATGGTGGAAGATGTGATCAAATTTTTAGGAAGGGAAATCCGGAGAAAAAAAAGATACCTCGGATTCATTCTGGATCCTCCCACGTTCGGAAGAGGAGCCAGCGGAGAAGTTTTTAAAATCGAAAGGGACCTTCCCGAAATGATGGACCTATTGATGCAGCTTTGCGACGGAAAACCCGAATTCGTGGTACTTACCTGCCACTCTACGGGATTCAGTCCCCTCGCTTTACGAAGGATCCTGGAAGGTAGGATTCGAATCGAAGGTTCGTATTTGACGGAGGAATTATCCATCCGGGAAACAGCGGGAAGATCCTATCCCGCCGGATCCAATTGCATTTTCCATTCCAAGAGGCTGGAGCTTTGA
- a CDS encoding class I SAM-dependent rRNA methyltransferase, with the protein MSQKLPQHFRKARRYQLNKSSEAILKSGHPWILRGNISSAASVFRDGDRLKLVSGKNEVVGYGIYSSKGPIAIRILQRGPEFSLEMLRKTIANAFEKRKSLETTTDAYRLLHGENDRVPGITVDKYAKTWVVQTYSKGLYGFARLVVRILFSIASENPSSLPLRILMVSPQRMGEGESVKTRFLRGKSPLPIRETVRLKDLRFDAKIPGQKGSFFLDVRNLRTYLLENESLSRNKHCLHLFCHTGLTSLCMAQAGALSVTSIDGSEEVLEEFASQLTENTLQGEFREKSKPVFLRNHELIRSDLFRDWNFLGDRKFGLLVLDPPNLAPNQAALPSAKKAYKNLISKSLEKLEAGGTLVLLSCSGRISDLEFEKIGRETIRSRGWKYGSMLRLPPETDHPVLREFPEGKYFKVHLYLEMNPIEKLEKEE; encoded by the coding sequence TTGTCTCAAAAACTCCCGCAACACTTTCGCAAAGCGCGTCGCTACCAACTCAATAAAAGTTCCGAAGCGATCCTGAAATCCGGTCACCCCTGGATTCTAAGAGGAAATATATCCTCGGCAGCCTCCGTTTTTCGGGATGGAGACAGACTCAAGTTGGTCTCCGGAAAAAACGAAGTTGTCGGCTACGGAATCTACTCCTCCAAGGGACCGATCGCGATCCGAATCCTGCAACGCGGACCCGAATTTTCGCTCGAAATGCTCCGGAAGACGATTGCTAACGCCTTCGAAAAACGAAAAAGCCTCGAAACGACCACGGATGCTTACAGACTTTTGCATGGAGAGAACGATCGTGTCCCGGGAATCACCGTGGACAAGTATGCAAAGACTTGGGTCGTGCAAACGTATTCCAAGGGTCTGTACGGATTCGCGAGGTTGGTCGTTCGGATACTGTTTTCGATCGCTTCCGAAAACCCGTCCTCTCTTCCTCTCAGGATCTTAATGGTCTCTCCGCAAAGAATGGGAGAAGGAGAATCCGTAAAGACCAGATTCCTAAGAGGCAAAAGCCCTCTTCCGATCCGGGAAACCGTTCGCCTAAAAGATCTCCGATTCGACGCCAAGATCCCGGGCCAAAAAGGAAGTTTCTTCCTGGATGTTCGGAATCTCCGCACTTATCTATTGGAAAACGAGAGTCTCTCTCGAAACAAACATTGCCTTCACTTATTCTGCCATACCGGCCTCACGTCCCTCTGCATGGCACAGGCAGGAGCCTTATCCGTGACTTCGATAGACGGCTCGGAAGAGGTCTTGGAGGAGTTCGCCTCCCAATTGACGGAGAATACTTTGCAAGGCGAATTTCGGGAAAAAAGTAAACCTGTTTTCCTGCGAAATCATGAACTGATTCGCTCCGATCTGTTCCGGGATTGGAATTTTTTGGGGGACCGCAAATTCGGACTCCTGGTTCTGGATCCGCCCAATTTGGCCCCGAACCAAGCGGCCCTTCCTTCCGCAAAAAAGGCCTACAAAAACCTGATTTCCAAAAGCCTGGAGAAGTTGGAAGCGGGAGGGACCTTGGTTCTACTCTCCTGTTCGGGAAGGATCTCCGACCTAGAATTTGAAAAGATTGGCCGGGAAACGATCCGTTCCCGAGGATGGAAGTACGGATCTATGCTTCGTCTTCCTCCCGAGACGGACCATCCCGTCTTGCGGGAATTTCCCGAAGGCAAATACTTTAAGGTCCATCTGTATCTGGAAATGAATCCGATCGAAAAACTCGAGAAAGAAGAATGA
- a CDS encoding transglycosylase SLT domain-containing protein, protein MKKILFAVPLLLVVGSLLGNDDVKYLTKSYSLEKIRRIFRERHPSTESEVFAMVRFHESHPDGEEHARLRYLVSLLKGRMVASVSKDDLLELIANPLPSTSAITKVTYWKLYEEMLKRRSLSPSEFVSYLKKFPKSYDPIYRNVISEILRILYEAGQYKEAKEYAESFSEQEKAEYFGPMAKYRYGKALYKSGDVQKSEALFYTLAEDPYVPSYTKKDILTDLKTWKGEGFYRSLPVETAVHFLPYLSSGDRKSFLSSHGDFNSSTFQKLESFKTAARTMAQFHPEKAVPFLARHRAFAQSNPDFTASISREVSNQSLGAAALKILENADPASTDEVEYAYARAYKKLGNQDKYFYRLLSSLERNPYNLTRQDELIDLITGDQKHFLGDSYWKEALRRIPNLPVKGRLVYWHLRNLKRLGKTEELRGWLKSYYPSIPGSYYTRVIREEFSSEITSMAAPENPLRNKESLFEYLSLTAGDPAYAGKILGRDLEFAYFSDAFQLDVRIDSALSRVRGNQLLQSAKEYLEIGEMAYAYSLVEKYKSQNGTGEDEKEEILAALGELTGNQYLTVYHTRNLMKKRRIPDDVILLPSKLSSRIYPRPHRDLVAKYSQSFGIEEDIVYAVMRQESFFKENAISVSNARGLMQIMGSTGKGLAQGLGLGPYSLFDPEISIQMGARFLKYLLSSNQNDLKWASIAYNGGPGNLRKWKRNHYRGDFNHFLEELPVKEPRDYCRIVTSNYYNYQNLRLYKNR, encoded by the coding sequence ATGAAAAAGATCCTCTTTGCAGTTCCCCTGCTACTAGTTGTCGGCAGCCTTCTGGGGAACGACGACGTAAAATACCTGACCAAATCCTATAGTCTGGAAAAAATCAGGAGGATCTTCCGGGAAAGGCACCCCAGCACGGAGTCCGAAGTCTTCGCGATGGTCCGCTTTCACGAAAGCCACCCGGACGGCGAAGAACACGCCAGACTCCGGTACTTGGTATCCTTATTAAAAGGAAGAATGGTGGCGAGCGTAAGCAAGGATGATCTCTTGGAGCTCATCGCCAATCCCCTCCCCTCCACGAGTGCGATTACGAAAGTAACCTACTGGAAACTATACGAGGAAATGTTGAAGAGAAGAAGCCTTTCCCCCTCCGAATTCGTTTCCTATCTGAAAAAATTTCCCAAGAGCTACGATCCGATCTACCGAAACGTGATTTCCGAAATTCTCAGGATCCTGTACGAAGCGGGCCAATACAAAGAAGCCAAAGAGTATGCGGAATCCTTTTCCGAACAGGAGAAGGCGGAATATTTCGGCCCCATGGCGAAGTACCGTTACGGAAAAGCTCTCTATAAATCGGGAGACGTCCAAAAATCGGAGGCCTTGTTTTATACTTTGGCAGAGGACCCTTACGTTCCTTCCTACACCAAGAAGGACATCCTAACGGACCTCAAAACCTGGAAAGGAGAAGGATTTTATCGTTCCCTACCAGTGGAGACTGCAGTACATTTTCTTCCCTATCTATCTAGCGGAGACCGAAAATCCTTTTTGTCCTCTCACGGGGATTTCAATTCTAGTACTTTCCAAAAACTGGAAAGTTTTAAAACCGCTGCAAGAACGATGGCCCAGTTCCACCCGGAAAAGGCTGTGCCTTTCCTGGCAAGGCATAGGGCGTTTGCCCAATCCAATCCGGATTTTACCGCCTCGATTTCCAGGGAAGTTTCCAACCAAAGCTTAGGAGCCGCCGCTCTGAAAATCCTGGAGAACGCGGATCCGGCTTCTACGGACGAAGTGGAATACGCCTATGCCCGGGCCTACAAAAAACTCGGGAACCAGGACAAGTATTTTTACCGTCTTCTTTCCTCTTTGGAACGCAACCCGTACAATCTGACCAGACAGGACGAACTGATCGATCTCATCACTGGAGACCAAAAACACTTTTTGGGGGATTCATACTGGAAAGAAGCCTTGCGTAGGATTCCGAACCTGCCTGTCAAAGGGAGATTGGTCTATTGGCACCTACGTAACCTGAAACGATTAGGAAAAACTGAGGAACTCCGAGGCTGGCTGAAATCCTATTATCCTTCCATACCCGGCTCCTATTATACGAGAGTGATACGCGAAGAATTTTCCTCGGAGATAACCTCGATGGCCGCGCCGGAAAATCCTCTCCGAAACAAGGAGAGTCTTTTCGAGTATCTATCCTTGACGGCCGGAGATCCTGCCTACGCCGGAAAAATCCTAGGGCGAGATCTGGAATTCGCCTATTTTTCCGATGCCTTTCAATTGGACGTGCGAATCGATTCCGCGCTCAGTAGAGTCCGCGGGAACCAACTTTTACAGAGCGCGAAGGAATATTTGGAAATCGGAGAGATGGCATACGCGTACTCCCTCGTGGAAAAATACAAATCTCAAAACGGAACGGGAGAAGACGAAAAAGAAGAAATCCTCGCCGCGTTGGGAGAACTGACCGGAAACCAATACCTAACCGTGTACCATACCAGAAATCTGATGAAAAAACGTCGGATTCCGGACGACGTGATCTTACTCCCTTCAAAACTCTCCTCCCGCATTTATCCCAGGCCCCACAGGGATCTGGTGGCCAAGTATTCCCAATCCTTCGGAATCGAAGAGGACATCGTGTATGCGGTGATGAGACAGGAATCCTTTTTTAAGGAAAACGCGATCTCCGTTTCCAATGCGAGAGGACTCATGCAGATCATGGGTTCTACGGGAAAAGGACTTGCCCAAGGACTGGGCTTGGGGCCCTACTCCCTCTTCGATCCGGAAATTTCGATCCAGATGGGAGCACGGTTCCTAAAATATCTTTTATCCTCCAACCAAAACGATCTGAAATGGGCCTCCATCGCATATAACGGCGGCCCGGGAAACCTGAGAAAATGGAAACGCAATCATTACAGGGGAGATTTTAACCATTTTTTGGAGGAACTTCCGGTAAAGGAACCTCGCGACTATTGCAGAATCGTTACTTCGAACTATTACAATTACCAAAACTTGAGATTGTATAAAAACCGCTGA
- a CDS encoding glycosyl transferase, whose protein sequence is MAKVRILAYVGSHGFGHISRSLEAITFLLSARPEWSATIVSERAEEFSRTLVKNPNWIASRDRIGFRKAKTDVGIVQKDSLGMDLETTEAEVRNFREAKSEWLEKEIKSIKAEKFDLLWSDASSLPFALSSELGIRSVFLGNFTWDFIYSHYKKSTLDSFSEEIRKEYSLCDLGLVLPFSCPISCLPKTHEIGLLGRKPGLSKEAARLQFGFEKDVTYYLFSFGAYGIEPGRFRWKDWNPAKERIVTSGTELKGPAPNSLGVVSVPPCHYPDLIAACDFVLTKPGYGILSESYLAGTPVLYTDRGDFPEYPYLVKALENNFKSSYIDHEHLYSFRWKEAREKAEAAVPVEDPRLQRSGAEDILQSIEKLL, encoded by the coding sequence ATGGCGAAAGTTCGTATTCTCGCCTACGTAGGCAGTCACGGATTCGGGCACATCAGCCGTAGCCTAGAAGCGATCACCTTCCTTCTCTCTGCCCGACCGGAATGGTCCGCGACGATCGTCTCGGAAAGAGCGGAGGAATTTTCCCGAACTCTCGTCAAGAATCCGAATTGGATCGCCTCTAGGGACAGGATCGGTTTCCGAAAGGCCAAAACGGACGTGGGCATAGTGCAGAAAGATTCCCTCGGGATGGATTTGGAAACCACAGAGGCGGAAGTCCGGAACTTTCGCGAAGCAAAATCCGAGTGGCTGGAAAAGGAAATCAAATCCATAAAAGCGGAAAAATTCGATCTGCTTTGGTCGGACGCTTCTTCCCTTCCCTTTGCGCTATCTTCCGAACTGGGGATTCGATCCGTCTTTCTCGGAAATTTTACCTGGGACTTTATCTATTCGCATTATAAAAAATCAACGTTAGACTCCTTTTCGGAAGAAATACGAAAAGAATACTCCCTTTGCGATTTAGGCCTGGTCCTCCCCTTTTCGTGCCCGATTTCCTGCCTACCCAAAACCCATGAAATCGGACTCTTGGGAAGAAAACCGGGGCTTTCCAAAGAGGCGGCACGATTGCAGTTCGGTTTCGAAAAAGACGTAACCTATTATCTTTTTTCCTTCGGGGCTTACGGGATAGAACCCGGACGTTTTCGATGGAAAGATTGGAATCCTGCGAAAGAAAGAATCGTTACCAGCGGAACGGAGTTAAAGGGTCCTGCTCCGAATTCCCTAGGGGTCGTTTCCGTTCCTCCCTGCCATTATCCGGACCTCATCGCTGCCTGTGATTTCGTGCTGACAAAACCGGGCTACGGAATCTTAAGCGAATCCTATTTGGCGGGAACTCCGGTGCTCTATACGGACCGAGGCGATTTTCCCGAATATCCTTATTTGGTGAAGGCGCTGGAAAACAATTTCAAATCCTCTTACATCGACCACGAACATTTGTATTCTTTTCGATGGAAAGAAGCTCGGGAAAAGGCGGAAGCCGCCGTTCCGGTGGAAGATCCGAGACTGCAAAGAAGCGGTGCGGAAGACATTCTCCAATCGATCGAAAAGCTGCTCTAG
- a CDS encoding citrate synthase: protein MANTAILKIDGKEYELPIIVGTENEKAIDISKLRQQTGYITLDNGYLNTGACTSAVTFLDGELGILRYRGIPIEQLAEKSTFTEVAYLLIYGHLPNEAELQKWNQELTMHTLIHEDLKRLYNGFPKDGHPMAIMSSMIGSLSTYYQDSYDPENPEHRHISMIRLLAKFPTIAAFAYKKSLGQPTIHPLNHLDYCGNFLNMMFSVPSEEYYIDPEIVKALNLLLILHADHEQNCSTSTVRLVGSSLANLYGAISAGICALWGPRHGGANQEVLEMLLEIQASGLPVKKIVEKAKDKNDAFRLSGFGHRVYKNFDPRAKIIKKACDSVLSRLGVKDALLDIAKELEEAALNDPYFVERKLYPNVDFYSGIIYRALGIPVNMFTVMFAMGRLPGWIAQWKEMIESPDMKIGRPRQIYTGTTDTSYDDAKKKS from the coding sequence ATGGCAAACACCGCAATCCTCAAGATCGACGGAAAGGAATACGAACTTCCCATCATCGTCGGGACGGAAAACGAGAAGGCGATCGATATATCCAAACTCAGACAGCAGACCGGTTACATCACCCTGGATAACGGTTACTTGAATACGGGTGCCTGTACCAGTGCGGTAACCTTCCTGGACGGAGAGTTGGGAATTTTACGATATCGTGGGATTCCGATCGAACAACTCGCGGAAAAATCCACGTTTACGGAAGTGGCTTATCTTTTGATCTACGGCCACCTCCCCAACGAAGCGGAATTGCAGAAGTGGAACCAGGAACTGACCATGCACACTCTGATCCACGAGGATCTGAAACGACTGTACAACGGATTCCCGAAAGACGGTCACCCGATGGCCATCATGTCCTCTATGATCGGTTCTCTCTCCACATATTACCAGGATTCCTACGATCCGGAAAATCCGGAACACAGACATATTTCCATGATTCGCCTCTTAGCGAAGTTCCCGACCATCGCGGCCTTCGCTTATAAAAAATCCCTGGGACAACCGACCATCCATCCGTTGAATCATCTGGATTATTGCGGGAACTTCCTGAACATGATGTTCTCCGTTCCGAGCGAGGAATACTACATCGATCCGGAAATCGTAAAGGCCTTGAATCTACTTCTGATCCTACACGCGGACCACGAACAAAACTGTTCCACTTCCACGGTACGACTCGTGGGATCTTCCTTGGCGAATCTCTACGGAGCGATCTCCGCGGGGATCTGCGCTCTTTGGGGACCTCGTCACGGGGGAGCCAACCAGGAAGTCCTGGAAATGCTGTTGGAAATCCAAGCCTCCGGACTTCCTGTGAAAAAAATCGTGGAGAAGGCCAAGGACAAAAACGATGCCTTCCGCCTTTCCGGATTCGGGCACCGCGTTTATAAAAACTTCGATCCTAGAGCGAAAATCATTAAGAAGGCCTGCGACTCTGTGCTCTCCCGCCTAGGAGTCAAGGATGCACTCTTGGACATCGCAAAGGAATTGGAGGAAGCGGCGCTCAACGATCCGTACTTCGTGGAAAGAAAACTCTATCCGAACGTGGACTTTTACAGCGGGATCATCTACCGCGCCCTCGGAATCCCGGTGAATATGTTCACTGTGATGTTCGCGATGGGACGTCTTCCCGGATGGATCGCCCAGTGGAAGGAAATGATCGAGTCCCCCGATATGAAGATCGGTCGTCCGAGACAGATCTATACCGGAACGACGGATACTTCCTACGACGACGCAAAGAAGAAGTCCTAA